The Setaria italica strain Yugu1 chromosome IX, Setaria_italica_v2.0, whole genome shotgun sequence genome has a window encoding:
- the LOC101753637 gene encoding glycine-rich RNA-binding protein RZ1A encodes MADVEEYRCFIGNLSWSTTDDSLKDAFGKFGNLTEAKVVHDKFSGRSRGFGFVTFDEKKAMEDAIEGMNGLDLDGRNITVDKAQPQGPGRDRNGDRDYDRERGSRYDRGRDYGGGGGGRAPRGGGGGGGGGGGGDCFKCGKPGHFARECPSGDGGRGDRYGGRDDKYGGGSGGSRYGSDRGGDRYSSRSRDGGSYGGDRYNRDRSGPY; translated from the exons ATGGCTGATGTTGAGGAGTACCGTTGCTTCATTGGGAACCTGTCCTGGTCCACAACTGATGATAGCCTCAAGGATGCATTCGGCAAATTTGGCAACCTCACTGAGGCAAAG GTGGTTCATGACAAATTTTCTGGCCGATCTCGCGGTTTCGGCTTTGTAACTTTTGATGAGAAGAAAGCTATGGAGGATGCTATTGAAGGGATGAATGGACTTGACTTGGATGGGAGGAACATCACTGTTGATAAAGCTCAGCCACAAGGTCCTGGTAGAGACCGTAATGGTGACCGTGATTATGATCGTGAGCGTGGGTCTCGTTATGACCGCGGCCGTGActacggtggtggtggaggtggacgtGCAccgcgtggtggtggcggcggcggcggcggcggcggcggtggggactGCTTCAAGTGTGGAAAACCTGGCCATTTTGCTAGGGAGTGCCCATCTGGGGATGGCGGGAGAGGGGACAGATATGGTGGCAGAGATGACAAGtatggtggtggcagcggcggcagccgtTATGGATCTGACCGTGGTGGTGACCGATACTCTAGCCGTAGCCGAGATGGTGGCAGCTATGGGGGCGACCGCTACAACCGTGACCGATCTGGTCCCTACTGA
- the LOC111255827 gene encoding beta-amyrin 28-oxidase-like, with amino-acid sequence MADDLPVLVISFPFNVYSYANMQQAVKPYSFLGFGSGPRMCPGMNLARLEICVFVHHLVCRYTWKPLADDDAVQPTLVRMPKNKYPIIATAL; translated from the coding sequence ATGGCTGATGACCTACCTGTGCTTGTGATTTCATTTCCATTCAACGTATACTCCTATGCAAATATGCAGCAAGCGGTGAAGCCCTACAGCTTCCTTGGGTTCGGGAGCGGGCCGCGGATGTGCCCCGGGATGAACCTGGCGCGCCTCGAGATCTGCGTCTTCGTCCACCACCTCGTGTGCCGGTACACGTGGAAGCCGCTGGCGGACGACGACGCGGTGCAGCCGACGCTGGTGCGGATGcccaagaacaagtacccaatCATCGCAACCGCGCTATAA
- the LOC101754571 gene encoding abscisic acid 8'-hydroxylase 3 — MFVRFGKVFKTYVLGRITVFMTGREAAKILLSGKDGVVSLNLFYTGKQVLGPTSLLTTNGEEHKKLRRLIGEPLSIDALKKHFDFINELAVQTLDTWLGRRVLVLEEASSFTLKVIANMLVSLEPEGEEQEKFRANFKVISSSFASLPLKAPGTAFHRGLKARNRMYAMLDSVISRRREGGEVRSDFLQTLLRKHAGDDADKLTDSQLKDNILTLLVAGHDTTTAGLTWLVKFLGENPEVLEKLRVSLKPPLLIPSV; from the exons ATGTTCGTCAGGTTTGGCAAGGTGTTCAAGACGTATGTGCTGGGGAGGATCACGGTGTTCATGACGGGTCGCGAGGCGGCCAAGATCCTGCTGTCCGGGAAAGACGGCGTGGTGAGCCTGAACCTGTTCTACACGGGGAAGCAGGTGCTGGGGCCGACGAGCCTGCTGACCACCAACGGCGAGGAGCACAAGAAGCTGCGGCGGCTCATCGGCGAGCCGCTCTCCATCGACGCGCTCAAGAAGCACTTCGACTTCATCAACGAGCTCGCGGTGCAGACGCTGGACACGTGGCTCGGCAGGAGGGTCCTCGTGCTGGAGGAGGCCTCCTCT TTCACGCTGAAGGTGATCGCCAACATGCTGGTGAGCCTGGagccggagggggaggagcaGGAGAAGTTCCGGGCAAACTTCAAggtcatctcatcttccttcgCGTCCCTGCCTCTGAAGGCCCCAGGCACAGCCTTCCACCGCGGCCTCAAG GCGAGGAACCGGATGTACGCGATGCTGGACTCGGTGATCTCTCGTCggagggagggcggcgaggtccggAGCGACTTCCTGCAGACGCTGCTGCGGAagcacgccggcgacgacgccgacaAGCTGACGGACTCGCAGCTCAAGGACAACATCCTGACGCTGCTGGTGGCCGGCCACGACACGACGACGGCGGGCCTGACGTGGCTCGTCAAGTTCCTGGGGGAGAACCCTGAGGTCCTGGAGAAGCTGCGGGTGAGCCTGAAACCTCCATTACTAATTCCAAGCGTTTAG
- the LOC101754979 gene encoding probable ribosome biogenesis protein RLP24, with product MRLEKCWFCSSTIYPGHGIQFVRNDAKIFRFCRSKCHKNFKMKRNPRKVKWTKAYRRLHGKDMTQDSTFEFERKRNRPERYDRNVTEQTLKAIPIITKARHERLKKHISDRQKPGKKKELERDNKELEQDINMLPKKLISNEASAEKTKVKVKVKVVQQQTEDRMEE from the exons ATGAGGTTGGAGAAGTGCTGGTTCTGCTCCTCCACCATCTACCCCGGCCATGGCATCCAGTTCGTCCGCAACGACGCCAAG ATCTTTCGCTTTTGCCGATCAAAGTGTCATAAAAATTTCAAGATGAAGAGGAATCCTCGTAAGGTTAAGTGGACAAAAGCATACAGGCGCTTGCATGGCAAGGACATGACCCAG GATTCGAcctttgagtttgagagaaAGAGGAATAGGCCTGAGCGCTATGACCGGAATGTGACCGAGCAAACTCTGAAGGCCATCCCGATTATTACAAAGGCTAGGCATGAGCGCCTGAAGAAGCACATTTCAGACAG GCAAAAACCTGGTAAAAAGAAGGAACTGGAGAGAGATAACAAGGAGCTGGAGCAGGACATCAACATGCTTCCGAAGAAGCTTATTAGTAATGAGGCTTCAGCTGAGAAAAcaaaggtcaaggtcaaggtCAAAGTTGTTCAGCAGCAGACTGAAGATCGGATGGAAGAGTAG